DNA sequence from the Penaeus monodon isolate SGIC_2016 chromosome 28, NSTDA_Pmon_1, whole genome shotgun sequence genome:
TAGCTAAACCAGAGAAAATAAAACTTGCACATGTAGCTCTACACTTGTTATACAAAACCCCAGCTATACTGTGAACTTAACAATGAGTGATTTAAATATTATGTAGATATTTAGATGATAGTACTTTACATTTTTACACAGTAAAGTTGTACATCCATTAGAACACTGGTTCTCAAAGTGGGCGGTACCGACCCCCTTGGGAGTGCGGaaagctcgggggggggggggatcaaaagAGGGCGGCAGGATGGCAAGGTCAAGAGGTACTTTATAGCCTTCCCAACGTCATAGTTAGTAGAACGAAGCTTCAGTGCAGTCGCCTTTCTTCTTTCCAAGCTAAGAATCAGACTGAAAATTACTGAACGTGGCGATCTACAACTTCCTTGAGAGCTACAGCACAATAGTGAGAAGTGATATTCCTGCACCAAGCACAACCATTTCATTTACTTGTGAAATGCATCTTTGTGTTTAATCTTGTGGTTTTCAATTCGAAGTGTACCTTccacatgaaaatgaaaaatagcagCTTTCATGTGCGGTTTATCGAGTGTTCTTACAGTGAAGGTTGCAATATATCACATCATAAAATATCAATCACTATGTTTAACAAGTATCATTTCCAATACATAATAAAACTTGCTGTATAGcaaacttgttttatttttttctattaatgccAGCTCATTTAATGTTGAAAGCTAAAGATTACAAATGTAAACAGAGGAACAATAATACAGTTTTCCTATCACTGTGCAGTCATCACAAAAGCAACGACTCCCCCTTGTCGGTGACTGCCCTGATGACCTGAAGGAATATCCCGATTTGCCGCAGCCCCAAACACCAACAAATGCTCCAGAACTCAAAAGTACTGGATGTCTTCCTCGCGGGTTTTCGGATGCTGGTGGGAATGCAGCGACACTTCTCCTTGCAGATTCCTGTACACACGCAAATGCACTAGCTCCTCCCCTCCGATGTCAATCTGAAGTGGACAAGGCTCAGTCTGTGATCTTCATATCAAGATCGGTATATTCTGCGCAACCGGTAAAGTTAAGCACGTCCTCTCTGTGAGGATGTAGGCCTATTCAAATTATTTTACTAAATATTTGTTTAAGAATCATGTAGTTGGTTTGATATTACGAAAGCTGTGTCATGATACCTTGGCGAAGTAGTTCATCCCTGCGACCACTTGCGTCTTGTAGGACACCAGCAGGAACTTGTCCagctttctctccattttctcttccaacTGAAAGCAAAAATGNNNNNNNNNNNNNNNNNNNNNNNNNNNNNNNNNNNNNNNNNNNNNNNNNNNNNNNNNNNNNNNNNNNNNNNNNNNNNNNNNNNNNNNNNNNNNNNNNNNNNNNNNNNNNNNNNNNNNNNNNNNNNNNNNNNNNNNNNNNNNNNNNNNNNNNNNNNNNNNNNNNNNNNNNNNNNNNNNNNNNNNNNNNNNNNNNNNNNNNNNNNNNNNNNNNNNNNNNNNNNNNNNNNNNNNNNNNNNNNNNNNNNNNNNNNNNNNNNNNNNNNNNNNNNNNNNNNNNNNNNNNNNNNNNNNNNNNNNNNNNNNNNNNNNNNNNNNNNNNNNNNNNNNNNNNNNNNNNNNNNNNNNNNNNNNNNNNNNNNNNNNNNNNNNNNNNNNNNNNNNNNNNNNNNNNNNNNNNNNNNNNNNNNNNNNNNNNNNNNNNNNNNNNNNNNNNNNNNNNNNNNNNNNNNNNNNNNNNNNNNNNNNNNNNNNNNNNNNNNNNNNNNNNNNNNNNNNNNNNNNNNNNNNNNNNNNNNNNNNNNNNNNNNNNNACGGGACNNNNNNNNNNNNNNNNNNNNNNNNNNNNNNNNNNNNNNNNNNNNNNNNNNNNNNNNNNNNNNNNNNNNNNNNNNNNNNNNNNNNNNNNNNNNNNNNNNNNNNNNNNNNNNNNNNNNNNNNNNNNNNNNNNNNNNNNNNNNNNNNNNNNNNNNNNNNNNNNNNNNNNNNNNNNNNNNNNNNNNNNNNNNNNNNNNNNNNNNNNNNNNNNNNNNNNNNNNNNNNNNNNNNNNNNNNNNNNNNNNNNNNNNNNNNNNNNNNNNNNNNNNNNNNNNNNNNNNNNNNNNNNNNNNNNNNNNNNNNNNNNNNNNNNNNNNNNNNNNNNNNNNNNNNNNNNNNNNNNNNNNNNNNNNNNNNNNNNNNNCCCCTCATAGATAGGGAGTGCGTGTTCACCGGGTCTCCCTACCTCACTCTTGACGGCTCGCAGGAGCTGCTGCACCTCCTCGCAGTAAGGCTTCAGCTCGGACGTCCCGCCGGCCAGCATCCTGCCACACACGACGGGAAACGGTTCAATGGGATTCTTTTATTAAGCATCTATGCAAACAAACGCTCATgtgtgtttattcacacacacacacgcNNNNNNNNNNNNNNNNNNNNNNNNNNNNNNNNNNNNNNNNNNNNNNNNNNNNNNNNNNNNNNNNNNNNNNNNNNNNNNNNNNNNNNNNNNNNNNNNNNNNNNNNNNNNNNNNNNNNNNNNNNNNNNNNNNNNNNNNNNNNNNNNNNNNNNNNNNNNNNNNNNNNNNNNNNNNNNNNNNNNNNNNNNNNNNNNNNNNNNNNNNNNNNNNNNNNNNNNNNNNNNNNNNNNNNNNNNNNNNNNNNNNNNNNNNNNNNNNNNNNNNNNNNNNNNNNNNNNNNNNNNNNNNNNNNNNNNNNNNNNNNNNNNNNNNNNNNNNNNNNNNNNNNNNNNNNNNNNNNNNNNNNNNNNNNNNNNNNNNNNNNNNNNNNNNNNNNNNNNNNNNNNNNNNNNNNNNNNNNNNNNNNNNNNNNNNNNNNNNNNNNNNNNNNNNNNNNNNNNNNNNNNNNNNNNNNNNNNNNNNNNNNNNNNNNNNNNNNNNNNNNNNNNNNNNNNNNNNNNNNNNNNNNNNNNNNNNNNNNNNNNNNNNNNNNNNNNNNNNNNNNNNNNNNNNNNNNNNNNNNNNNNNNNNNNNNNNNNNNNNNNNNNNNNNNNNNNNNNNNNNNNNNNNNNNNNNNNNNNNNNNNNNNNNNNNNNNNNNNNNNNNNNNNNNNNNNNNNNNNNNNNNNNNNNNNNNNNNNNNNNNNNNNNNNNNNNNNNNNNNNNNNNNNNNNNNNNNNNNNNNNNNNNNNNNNNNNNNNNNNNNNNNNNNNNNNNNNNNNNNNNNNNNNNNNNNNNNNNNNNNNNNNNNNNNNNNNNNNNNNNNNNNNNNNNNNNNNNNNNNNNNNNNNNNNNNNNNNNNNNNNNNNNNNNNNNNNNNNNNNNNNNNNNNNNNNNNNNNNNNNNNNNNNNNNNNNNNNNNNNNNNNNNNNNNNNNNNNNNNNNNNNNNNNNNNNNNNNNNNNNNNNNNNNNNNNNNNNNNNNNNNNNNNNNNNNNNNNNNNNNNNNNNNNNNNNNNNNNNNNNNNNNNNNNNNNNNNNNNNNNNNNNNNNNNNNNNNNNNNNNNNNNNNNNNNNNNNNNNNNNNNNNNNNNNNNNNNNNNNNNNNNNNNNNNNNNNNNNNNNNNNNNNNNNNNNNNNNNNNNNNNNNNNNNNNNNNNNNNNNNNNNNNNNNNNNNNNNNNNNNNNNNNNNNNNNNNNNNNNNNNNNNNNNNNNNNNNNNNNNNNNNNNNNNNNNNNNNNNNNNNNNNNNNNNNNNNNNNNNNNNNNNNNNNNNNNNNNNNNNNNNNNNNNNNNNNNNNNNNNNNNNNNNNNNNNNNNNNNNNNNNNNNNNNNNNNNNNNNNNNNNNNNNNNNNNNNNNNNNNNNNNNNNNNNNNNNNNNNNNNNNNNNNNNNNNNNNNNNNNNNNNNNNNNNNNNNNNNNNNNNNNNNNNNNNNNNNNNNNNNNNNNNNNNNNNNNNNNNNNNNNNNNNNNNNNNNNNNNNNNNNNNNNNNNNNNNNNNNNNNNNNNNNNNNNNNNNNNNNNNNNNNNNNNNNNNNNNNNNNNNNNNNNNNNNNNNNNNNNNNNNNNNNNNNNNNNNNNNNNNNNNNNNNNNNNNNNNNNNNNNNNNNNNNNNNNNNNNNNNNNNNNNNNNNNNNNNNNNNNNNNNNNNNNNNNNNNNNNNNNNNNNNNNNNNNNNNNNNNNNNNNNNNNNNNNNNNNNNNNNNNNNNNNNNNNNNNNNNNNNNNNNNNNNNNNNNNNNNNNNNNNNNNNNNNNNNNNNNNNNNNNNNNNNNNNNNNNNNNNNNNNNNNNNNNNNNNNNNNNNNNNNNNNNNNNNNNNNNNNNNNNNNNNNNNNNNNNNNNNNNNNNNNNNNNNNNNNNNNNNNNNNNNNNNNNNNNNNNNNNNNNNNNNNNNNNNNNNNNNNNNNNNNNNNNNNNNNNNNNNNNNNNNNNNNNNNNNNNNNNNNNNNNNNNNNNNNNNNNNNNNNNNNNNNNNNNNNNNNNNNNNNNNNNNNNNNNNNNNNNNNNNNNNNNNNNNNNNNNNNNNNNNNNNNNNNNNNNNNNNNNNNNNNNNNNNNNNNNNNNNNNNNNNNNNNNNNNNNNNNNNNNNNNNNNNNNNNNNNNNNNNNNNNNNNNNNNNNNNNNNNNNNNNNNNNNNNNNNNNNNNNNNNNNNNNNNNNNNNNNNNNNNNNNNNNNNNNNNNNNNNNNNNNNNNNNNNNNNNNNNNNNNNNNNNNNNNNNNNNNNNNNNNNNNNNNNNNNNNNNNNNNNNNNNNNNNNNNNNNNNNNNNNNNNNNNNNNNNNNNNNNNNNNNNNNNNNNNNNNNNNNNNNNNNNNNNNNNNNNNNNNNNNNNNNNNNNNNNNNNNNNNNNNNNNNNNNNNNNNNNNNNNNNNNNNNNNNNNNNNNNNNNNNNNNNNNNNNNNNNNNNNNNNNNNNNNNNNNNNNNNNNNNNNNNNNNNNNNNNNNNNNNNNNNNNNNNNNNNNNNNNNNNNNNNNNNNNNNNNNNNNNNNNNNNNNNNNNNNNNNNNNNNNNNNNNNNNNNNNNNNNNNNNNNNNNNNNNNNNNNNNNNNNNNNNNNNNNNNNNNNNNNNNNNNNNNNNNNNNNNNNNNNNNNNNNNNNNNNNNNNNNNNNNNNNNNNNNNNNNNNNNNNNNNNNNNNNNNNNNNNNNNNNNNNNNNNNNNNNNNNNNNNNNNNNNNNNNNNNNNNNNNNNNNNNNNNNNNNNNNNNNNNNNNNNNNNNNNNNNNNNNNNNNNNNNNNNNNNNNNNNNNNNNNNNNNNNNNNNNNNNNNNNNNNNNNNNNNNNNNNNNNNNNNNNNNNNNNNNNNNNNNNNNNNNNNNNNNNNNNNNNNNNNNNNNNNNNNNNNNNNNNNNNNNNNNNNNNNNNNNNNNNNNNNNNNNNNNNNNNNNNNNNNNNNNNNNNNNNNNNNNNNNNNNNNNNNNNNNNNNNNNNNNNNNNNNNNNNNNNNNNNNNNNNNNNNNNNNNNNNNNNNNNNNNNNNNNNNNNNNNNNNNNNNNNNNNNNNNNNNNNNNNNNNNNNNNNNNNNNNNNNNNNNNNNNNNNNNNNNNNNNNNNNNNNNNNNNNNNNNNNNNNNNNNNNNNNNNNNNNNNNNNNNNNNNNNNNNNNNNNNNNNNNNNNNNNNNNNNNNNNNNNNNNNNNNNNNNNNNNNNNNNNNNNNNNNNNNNNNNNNNNNNNNNNNNNNNNNNNNN
Encoded proteins:
- the LOC119591583 gene encoding cystatin-A-like, whose translation is MLAGGTSELKPYCEEVQQLLRAVKSELEEKMERKLDKFLLVSYKTQVVAGMNYFAKIDIGGEELVHLRVYRNLQGEVSLHSHQHPKTREEDIQYF